The proteins below are encoded in one region of Rhinolophus sinicus isolate RSC01 linkage group LG07, ASM3656204v1, whole genome shotgun sequence:
- the CAMSAP3 gene encoding calmodulin-regulated spectrin-associated protein 3 isoform X6 codes for MVEAAPPGPGPLRRTFLVPEIKSLDQYDFSRAKAAASLAWVLRAAFGGAEHVPSELWEPFYTDQYAQEHVKPPVTRLLLSAELYCRAWRQALPQLETPPSPSALLALLARRGTVPALPERPVQEADLRHQPILMGAHLAVIDALMVAFAFEWTKTLPGPLALASLEHKLLFWVDTTIRRLQEKTEQEAAQRASPSASADGVAPTQPSIRYRKDRALARRAPCFPTVTSLQDLASGAALAATIHCYCPQLLRLEEVCLKDPMSVADSLYNLQLVQDFCASRLPRGCPLSLEDLLYVPPPLKVNLVVLLAEMFMCFEVLKPDFVQAKELPDGHAASPRATDTSTPQNSSGGSSPVFNFRHPLLSPGGPQSPLRGSTGSLKSSPSMSHMEVLGKAWNRQLSRPLSQAVSFSTPFGLDSDVDVVMGDPVLLRSVSSDSLGPPRPVPARTPTQPPAEPGDLPTIEEALQIIHSAEPRLLPDGAADGSFYLHSPEGPSKPTLASSYPPDKVPAYLPHPEGPSKPSPCQAGEVLKPQALSEGSPKAMASSPAASNSEVKMTSFAERKKQLVKAEVEAGAGSPVATPAAPEALSSEMSELGARLEEKRRAIEAQKRRIEAIFAKHRQRLGKSAFLQVQPREAGGEAEAEAEAEAEPGPAPGGERPAGEGQGEPSPRPKAVTFSPELGPVPPEGLGDYNRAVNKLSAALNSLQRDMQRLTDQQQRLLGPPEAPGPAPPPAAPSPAAWVIPGPTMGPKAASPSPVRRASAARRSPGPGPSPTPRSPKHTRPADLRLAPLTRVLTPPHDVDSLPHLRKFSPSQVPVQTRSSILLSEGPPPEEPSARPGLIEIPLGSLEEPSAEDEGDGSPPGAEDSLEEEASSEGEPRGGLGFFYKDEDKPEDEMAQKRASLLERQQRRVEEARRRKQWQEAEKEQRREEAVRLAQEEVVPSPSAPTATPAPAARAPAEEEVGTRRGEFTRLEYERRAQLKLMDDLDKVLRPRGTGGPGRGGRRAPRPRSGCCDDSALARSPARGLLGSRLSKVYSQSTLSLSTVANEANNLGVKRPSRAPSPSGLMSPSRLPGNRDRDWENGSNASSPASVPEYTGPRLYKEPSAKSNKFIIHNALSHCCLAGRVNEPQKNRILEEIEKSKANHFLILFRDSSCQFRALYTLSGETEELSRLAGYGPRTVTPAMVEGIYKYNSDRKRFTQIPAKTMSMSVDAFTIQGHLWQSKKPTTPKKGGSTPK; via the exons ATGGTGGAGGCGGCGCCCCCCGGGCCCGGGCCGCTGCGGAGGACCTTCCTGGTGCCCGAGATTAAGTCACTGGACCAGTACGATTTCTCGCGGGCCAAGGCGGCGGCCAGCCTGGCGTGGGTGCTGCGGGCCGCATTCGGGGGCGCAG AGCATGTACCCTCGGAGCTGTGGGAACCCTTCTACACTGACCAGTATGCGCAGGAGCACGTGAAGCCCCCGGTGACGCGGTTGCTGCTCTCAGCGGAGCTGTACTGCCGGGCCTGGCGCCAGGCGCTGCCGCAGCTCGAGACACCCCCGAGCCCCTCAGCGCTGCTGGCCCTGCTGGCCCGGAGGGGCACTGTGCCCGCGCTGCCCGAGCGCCCAGTGCAGGAGGCCGACCTGCGACACCAGCCTATCCTCATG GGAGCCCACCTAGCTGTCATTGACGCTCTCATGGTTGCCTTTGCCTTCGAGTGGACGAAGACTCTGCCCGGTCCCTTGGCCCTGGCCAGCTTAGAGCACAAGCTCCTTTTCTGGGTGGACACG ACCATCCGGCGTCTGCAAGAGAAGACGGAGCAGGAAGCAGCCCAGAGAGCATCTCCATCAGCCTCTGCGGATGGGGTGGCCCCCACGCAGCCCTCG ATCCGATACCGCAAGGACCGTGCCCTGGCCCGACGTGCCCCCTGCTTTCCCACCGTGACCAGCCTCCAGGACCTGGCGAGTGGGGCTGCGCTGGCTGCTACAATCCACTGCTATTGTCCTCAGCTATTACGACTTGAGG AGGTGTGCCTCAAGGACCCCATGTCTGTGGCGGACAGCCTGTACAACCTCCAGCTGGTGCAGGATTTCTGCGCCTCCCGCCTTCCTCGTGGCTGCCCGCTGTCCCTCGAGGACCTGCTTTATGTACCACCGCCCCTCAAG GTCAACCTGGTGGTGCTGCTGGCGGAGATGTTCATGTGCTTCGAGGTGCTGAAACCTGACTTCGTGCAGGCCAAGGAGCTGCCTGACGGTCATG CTGCCTCCCCCCGGGCCACAGACACCTCCACCCCTCAGAACAGCAGCGGCGGCAG TTCTCCTGTCTTCAACTTCCGCCATCCACTTCTGTCACCCGGCGGCCCCCAGTCTCCACTCCGCGGATCCACAG GCTCGCTGAAGTCCTCCCCTTCCATGTCCCACATGGAGGTCCTCGGCAAGGCCTGGAACCGACAGCTCAG CCGTCCCCTTTCCCAGGCTGTGTCGTTCAGCACCCCCTTTGGCCTGGACAGCGACGTGGATGTCGTCATGGGAGACCCCGTCCTACTCCGCTCCGTCAGCTCAGACAGCCTGGGCCCCCCACGCCCCGTGCCAGCCCGGACCCCCACCCAACCACCCGCAGAGCCTGGTGACCTGCCCACCATCGAGGAGGCCCTGCAGATCATCCACAGTGCTGAGCCCCGGCTGCTCCCAGATGGGGCTGCTGATGGCAGCTTCTACCTCCACTCCCCTGAAGGGCCCTCCAAACCCACGCTGGCCTCCTCCTACCCACCCGACAAGGTACCTGCCTACTTGCCCCACCCCGAAGGCCCTTCGAAACCTTCTCCCTGCCAGGCGGGGGAAGTACTGAAACCCCAGGCCCTGTCTGAGGGCTCGCCAAAGGCGATGGCTTCGTCCCCAGCTGCCAGCAACTCTGAAGTGAAGATGACCAGCTTTGCTGAACGCAAGAAGCAGCTGGTGAAGGCCGAGGTGGAGGCCGGAGCTGGGTCCCCGGTGGCCACCCCAGCAGCACCGGAGGCCCTGAGCTCAGAGATGAGTGAGCTTGGAGCCCGGCTGGAGGAGAAACGGCGGGCCATAGAGGCTCAGAAACGACGGATTGAGGCCATCTTTGCCAAACACCGCCAACGACTGGGCAAGAGTGCTTTCCTGCAGGTGCAGCCTCGGGAGGCTGGTGGGGAGGCCGAGGCCGAGGCCGAGGCCGAGGCTGAGCCAGGCCCAGCTCCCGGTGGGGAGCGGCCGGCAGGTGAGGGCCAGGGTGAGCCATCTCCACGGCCCAAGGCAGTGACTTTCTCACCAGAACTGGGCCCGGTGCCCCCCGAGGGACTGGGGGATTATAACCGGGCAGTCAACAAACTGAGTGCTGCACTGAACTCATTGCAACGAGACATGCAGAGGCTCACAGACCAGCAGCAGCGGCTCCTGGGCCCACCTGAGGCCCCTGGGCCTGCCCCACCTCCCGCTGCCCCGTCTCCTGCTGCATGGGTCATCCCTGGCCCCACAATGGGCCCCAAAGCTGCATCCCCCAGCCCTGTACGGCGCGCCTCAGCTGCCCGGCGTAGCCCAGGGCCCGGTCCCAGCCCAACGCCCCGCAGCCCCAAGCACACGCGGCCAGCGGATCTCCGGCTGGCGCCTCTGACGAGGGTGCTCACACCTCCCCATGATGTTGACAGCCTCCCCCACCTGCGAAAGTTCTCACCGAGCCAGGTGCCTGTGCAAACTCGCTCCTCCATCCTCTTGTCTGAGGGGCCGCCTCCTGAGGAGCCCTCAGCCAGGCCAGGCCTCATCGAGATCCCACTGGGCAGCCTGGAAGAGCCCTCGGCTGAGGATGAGGGAGACGGGAGCCCCCCTGGTGCTGAAGATTCCTTAGAGGAAGAGGCATCTTCAGAGGGAGAGCCCCGCGGTGGCCTGGGCTTCTTCTATAAG GATGAAGACAAGCCCGAGGACGAGATGGCCCAAAAGCGGGCCAGCCTGCTGGAGCGGCAACAACGGCGGGTGGAGGAGGCACGGCGACGCAAACAGTGGCAGGAGGCTGAGAAGGAGCAGCGGAGAGAGGAGGCTGTGCG ACTGGCCCAGGAGGAGGTGGTCCCCAGCCCCTCGGCCCCCACAGCAACTCCAGCCCCTGCTGCCCGGGCCCCAGCTGAAGAGGAGGTGGGCACCCGGCGGGGGGAGTTCACACGGCTCGAGTATGAACGCCGGGCCCAGCTGAAGCTGATGGATGACCTGGATAAGGTGCTACGGCCACGGGGGACCGGGGGGCCAGGCCGAGGTGGACGGAGGGCCCCCCGGCCACGCTCTGGTTGCTGCGATGACTCAGCCCTGGCACGAAGTCCTGCCCGTGGCCTGCTGG GTTCTCGGCTCAGCAAGGTCTACTCCCAGTCCACTCTATCACTGTCAACCGTGGCCAACGAGGCCAATAACCTGGGGGTGAAGAGGCCATCTCG GGCCCCTTCCCCATCTGGTCTCATGTCCCCAAGCCGCCTGCCTGGTAACCGTGACCGCGACTGGGAGAACGGCAGCAACGCCTCCTCCCCAGCATCAGTGCCTGAGTACACAG GTCCTCGGCTGTACAAGGAGCCCAGCGCCAAGTCCAACAAGTTCATTATCCACAATGCCCTGTCACATTGCTGCCTGGCGGGCAGGGTGAACGAGCCGCAGAAGAACCGAATTCTAGAG GAAATTGAGAAGAGCAAGGCCAACCACTTCCTGATCCTCTTCCGGGACTCGAGCTGCCAGTTCCGGGCCCTCTACACACTGTCGGGGGAGACGGAGGAGCTGTCCAGGTTGGCAGGCTATGGCCCCCGCACTGTCACACCCGCCATGGTCGAGGGCATCTACAAGTACAACTCGGACCGCAAGCGCTTCACCCAGATCCCCGCCAAGACCATGTCCATGAGTGTGGACGCCTTCACCATCCAGGGACACCTCTGGCAGAGCAAGAAGCCCACCACCCCCAAGAAGGGGGGCAGCACCCCCAAATAG